The Zingiber officinale cultivar Zhangliang unplaced genomic scaffold, Zo_v1.1 ctg222, whole genome shotgun sequence DNA window CGTAAATAAATTAAACATCTGAATaatgttcatgaataatatttacAAATTATGTTTAATAACTCTTAtctatatgttaaataaataaataaaaaatttgaattatcaagttcaataatcaattaaataaaataatcaattaaacaagtaaaaatttcaaacaaatttgaattgagagcttaataacacttaaatgaatcaagctcaagccaaattTGAATTAAGAGTTCGATAACttctaaacgaatcaagctcaagccaaacttgaattaaGATTTCGATAACttctaaacgaatcaagctcaagtcaagtttcaaacaaattcaaattcataaaaaataaatcaaatcaagcttgaacaatcatttcaaaaacttaattcattttaaacttgactcgatttagttaccttatcaaataaatttaaacaccTCAACGTTCAGCTCAATTACAACCCTAATCTTCTATAGTTTATAAAAGGCCTGAACTATTGAATTAATCATCGTCATTATTTAAGTTATAGCTTATGGTTTAATCATCATCAGGTTTGGCGtgattagttttaaattttagattaatttcatgTAGACTCCTTCAGTCCTTCCTTCTGAATCAAATTGTCTCCGTCATGCTTAAGTTTACTAGAGTACAAATTTAAATATAACACTAGCCTTTGATAAAATTCTTCGAAATCTAGCTCACCTAGCCGCTCAATTACTAGTCGGATCGCTCTACTTGAAAACAGAAAGGAAAACACACATTATTCATGATCAACTTGATCAAAATATAGCTATATAACAAGAGATACGCTTTTTGACGTATATAATATCAATGCCAATGCCACAGACAAAACCTCAAGAACAaccaaaaacaaacaaacaaaagattATGGTAACTATTCAAGTACAAAGGAAAGAAATAGTTTGAAGTTGACTAACCAGATGAACAAGTATCATAAGATTTCTGATGTGGCATATACTACCGTTGAAAGGAGAGGGAATATGAGCCTGTGTTGGGGTCTTTTACAGCTTTGAAGTTGTCAAGATTCATCCCAAAACGTCCCAACAATGAGTTCCCCATCTCTTTCAGCTTCCCTGCAATATTTTGAGAACACCAAAAAGTTAACAGCAATGCTCAAAATGGATGAAACGTGAGTGAGAATATAAATAAAAAGCAGCAGGAAAATTTTGCATGATTTGAATGCGAAGCAGCAGAATATTTAAGTTAGCAGCCTGAAACATTTAACACAAGCAGAGTGAAGAAGAACAATGCTGACCAATCAtttcttccttcattttctccCTTTTTTCTGCTGCAATTGGCTCCAACCGTCTTATCCATCTTCTACCTTGGTCATTGGAAGGATCCAACTCGATAACCTTTTTCAAATCTGGTGAAAATTTTGAACAAACAATGCACATCATGAATTCTATGAATAAGAATACTCAGAATGCATCTAGTTTTAGTGGACGATATAAGGGAGGAATTGATGCAGATAGTTTAGTAAAGAAATTGAAAACCACCACATGTAACACGAGATGACCTACCTGCAATAGCCTCCTCGTAGTTTTCAAGTTTTTCATGAGCTTCTGCTCTTCTAACTAGTGCTTTTATATAAGAAGGATTCAGTTCCAATGCTTTTGTACATTCAGTTACAGCATCTGTGTATTGATTCTGAGGCAGAAGACAATTCAACAATAGGGATAGTTAATGAATAGATACGATAAACTAATAACTTGGGCTTGATATCTACTACAATGAAATCCTAGTAAGCTCTAAGGTATGAAGAGAAGAAAGCTAAATATAGTCAGTTTGGTAAGAGCATAATAGCAAAATATGTCGAACGGACATTCAATCAAATTGCATCAAAATGTTTGGATTTGGCAATCATACATGGTGACAAAGTGCATCCTATTATGGAAATGGTTATAGTTGCTAAATATTCTGATTGACAAACATATCCATAAATTCTGATCCATAGAGGGAAGGATCGGTGAAGTAAAATATACAGTTTGTCTTAAATTTTCTTTATGGAGCCTAGAAGGGCCAATTCCGCATCAGCATTTTATCTACATCAACTTCTTTAATTCTACTAAACAATAGTCCCAAATGGTAaatctttaatttatttttaactctATCAACCTCTAGTTATGATGCAAAACATTATGGTGTTTTGTAGATTCTTCAATGACCAATATAACAAAAGGAAAATGAAATAAAAGCCCAATCCATCCCAATCTGTAATATGCTTTactaaaacacacacacacacacacacacacacatctacTTCTGATGACCAAGAAGATAATCGAAAGAGTCTCATAAACTCAAAACAATAAAACATCAAAAATCAAACTAATTAGATTTTTAAGGAAAAAATATCAGAGTAGTCCTGATTTGAAAATGGCAATAGCTACCAATGATTAcaaaataaacttaaaaaaaaaaaatagtctgtATAAAATCATATATGATGAAGGCACTAAAGAGATCAGACAACTAAAGTCATTTGAATAACTGAATCTACCTAAAAACATGTCCAACATCTTTTGCCGTGGGGTAACTCTGCTAATAATGGCCACTTCCCATTAACGAACTACTGTTGAACGAATTTTCTTTCACATGAAGAATGACTTACCAATTTCAAGAAGCAAGCAGCCCTGTTGCCATGAGACATAGAGCATACATCTACAGATGAAGGTAATTCAGAAGCAATCTGCAAGGCAATTTCATACTGCAAGAGAGCATCCTCATATTGGCCACTTCTAAAGAGCTTGTTCCCTTCCTCTTTTGCATCATTCGCTTGATTGAGAGATTTCTGTATCATAAAGGAACAATCAACATTCACTACGTTGAGAATCGAAGGaacaaaaaaaattctttctacTATATATACATGTATATATCTGTAGGAACTATACCAAAGGCATTACACAAAATGACATGCCGACGCAGATCATATTATATATGTACCAATTGTATATCAAATTTGAGAGAGAGATATAAGGTTATCATATGGTTAATAAGATACCACCTTGAGGATTTTGCACAGAGATCAGAAAATTTATTTACAAGTTCACAAATCCCAAATGAGAAGATTGCATAGTCGAGCAAACACAAAAATCTCAAAAGAAAGACAATCTGATGTTCCTCAACTGTCACTGGTTTTCAATGCATCTTACCCAACCGCAagaatcaaacaaaaaaaaaatctgttcgTATTATAGTCACATCTTTTTTAAGTCAAATAAAGCATATGGAACGATATAATATGTTAAACTACAGCTCCGATTCCAGGAATGAAAAGTTGCAAGTCAAATTGAAAGAGGATATCAATCGGAACGGTGGGAATTGCTCGAATTAGAGATCAACACACATGAAATCACAGATTAAAGGCCGAACCTCCCTCAACTGTTCTTCGGTCAGTGCATCCTCAAACGACTCCTCGTCGCTTTCGTGTTCCCCATGCGCCGGAGCGTCCGCAGGTGGGGCGTTCGCATGGGCTTCACGGATCTCCTCGGTCTCCGGCTCTTGCTCGATGACGACCATATTTCCTCCTCCGACCGATCGGAGGCTTGAATCGAGTCCTTCACGATCAACGACCGTGACCGCTAGGGTTTTGCTACGCACTTACGCAGAGGCTTTGAGGAGGAACGAAGGCAAACCCAAGCGACCAGACCCGCTTCTGAATGATTCGGACCGACCCCGGCTTTTACAGTAAAGACAGAAACTTTCATTTTAACCCCTGTCATTTTCATATCCTcgtcaaaatctaattttttttacttatccaCCATGCACAATTTTAATTTGCACACCTCGTAAAGGAATCTTGAATGCAACATGGAcagaatattttataattatatttttatattataacaattttaaataaaaataattgttgttaacgtattttatattttctatatGACATTTTACCGTTCATAGAAttcattatttaaaaattcatcaAAACCTCGCTAACTTAACAGAAGTCTAAAAGTGCAGTATAAAGAAACATGCCATCGACGCTACTAACTAGTTTAAGGTACAACCACACCACAGCAGAATGAGACACCAAACATAACCTCATACAACCTGCAGATGCTTAAAAACATAATCTTATTTTACAACATAACAGACTCATCGAACGAATTAACTAGTGATGGCCGAGCTGGGAAATCTTTTCTTGTGATGAAAATCACAGTTAAAGGATCACCTTGTTGAGCTTATGCATGTACTTAGAATCAACAGGGAGACCTTGTGCTCGGAGTGAGAGCATATTACTGAGATACACATACCCGAAAATTCCATACCTTAAGGCTGCAAGACCCATCCAGTTAGGCCACTTGTTGACTATAGTTTCTCAATCCAGTGGCTTGGCATTTTTGGATGGAGATGATGGAAGCCCCAACCTCAGCGACAGGCCCCATCCTTCGTTACGCGTCTCTGAAATTGTTGAATCACCTTTTGAGGTACCAGTGACAAATTTGCTGCCAATAAGGTTCTGCTCGAAACTGGTCTCTGCCTTGGACATGAAGCCACTCGTGGTGGCTGCTGTCATACGATACATTTGGTCCTCGCTGAATTGAAGAGATTGATGGTATGCCATCCCAGGATGATTATCGCTGTAATACATGGGATATGCTCCAGCCAGATTTGGGCAGGTAAAGCTTGAGACATGAACAGGCAATTTTCCTTTGAAAGCGGAGGGTTCATTCTTCTTTGAGTTTGGGCATTGGATTCTGTCCATACTTGAGTTCCTATGTCCATGAGATGGATCAGGGTTGTTGGACTCAGTCCCGGGAATCCTGCTACAAATTATATTTGTAGGTTTAAAGAAAGTGTACCAGGATGGAAACTGGGAGGTATAGTTGTTCGGGTTGCTGAAATCTGGAATCCCCTTGAGGATATGTCCGAGGCTGCTTGTGTTACTATCAGAGGTTTTCAGCGAGGATGGTCTGACATCACTTGCGTTTGGACTAAGATAGCACATTGGGTTGCTGCGGTGCTGGCTCTTCGAAACTCTTCTCGGAACACAGCCCAGGTTAAGTGCCGCTACGATGATAAAACACGAAAACAAGATAGGTGGATATCTGTTACAATAGGATTCACTTGGATTCCTTTAATTGCATTAGTTATGAGCCATATTACCCTACACAACTTGTGGGCTATAACGTCAAGAGCAGATAAAGCTACAAGCATTTTGTCCTGAGCTATATGCTATGAATTGATGGATAATAAAATGAGGCGATATTTGTTACCACATACTAACTTAATATAACAGCAGAGTGGCAGTTGGGAAGATGTACCTTCAATACAAGGCTGCAAGAAGTCTCCAATCTCAGGGGAGTCTTCCTTCCGGATAATGGTGTCAATAGCATCAGTTACTCGATCTACTAATGTCTTCAAGTCCCCGTATTCTGCCTGCATTTTCACTCACCAAAAAGACATACAGGTATTGAAGAAAACACACATGATTATGCAGGTGACTGATTATAGCCTTGTCATTTGAATGtctattcaaaaaaaaatatattaaaaaaaaaaatctaatttagcCTGGACAAATTTCTTATT harbors:
- the LOC122036857 gene encoding tetratricopeptide repeat protein 1-like produces the protein MVVIEQEPETEEIREAHANAPPADAPAHGEHESDEESFEDALTEEQLREKSLNQANDAKEEGNKLFRSGQYEDALLQYEIALQIASELPSSVDVCSMSHGNRAACFLKLNQYTDAVTECTKALELNPSYIKALVRRAEAHEKLENYEEAIADLKKVIELDPSNDQGRRWIRRLEPIAAEKREKMKEEMIGKLKEMGNSLLGRFGMNLDNFKAVKDPNTGSYSLSFQR
- the LOC122036856 gene encoding uncharacterized protein LOC122036856, which encodes MPRPGPRPYECVKRAWHSDRHKPIRGSLIQEIFRLANDMHSAATRKNKEWQEKLPIVVLKVEEIMYSKANSEAEYGDLKTLVDRVTDAIDTIIRKEDSPEIGDFLQPCIEAALNLGCVPRRVSKSQHRSNPMCYLSPNASDVRPSSLKTSDSNTSSLGHILKGIPDFSNPNNYTSQFPSWNSSMDRIQCPNSKKNEPSAFKGKLPVHVSSFTCPNLAGAYPMYYSDNHPGMAYHQSLQFSEDQMYRMTAATTSGFMSKAETSFEQNLIGSKFVTGTSKGDSTISETRNEGWGLSLRLGLPSSPSKNAKPLD